From the Leptospira biflexa serovar Patoc strain 'Patoc 1 (Paris)' genome, one window contains:
- a CDS encoding HEAT repeat domain-containing protein: MKKLLTILIFALSFQLYAGDLKDDLKSATGDSEKISILAEMGKSGETKYVKPVTEQLEKGESSKIRAQAATSLGDLKAGFNELHKAFDNDDVYVREASIEALAKIGNSKSQSYFEKGTKDKNEKIRFYSVQGLSKVGRSGNAPIFRNAIEWKDKPTQLAAIRGLGNINAWDEWKYVKPFCSNSDKDFVMACLYSAGKFKTDESLLAIESLLASPDTEISKEAFDAIANFKPAQVIPTLIRFKKTNPNHPNLADLSANLKKLKAAKQYAIINVSDRLNLRSKANERSEVITGLPGNAVVEIISREPRKYIITNSKGEEMEDFWYQIKTSDGKKGYLFGEYIHVVDSY; encoded by the coding sequence GTGAAAAAGTTATTAACAATTCTAATTTTTGCTTTGAGTTTCCAATTATATGCCGGTGACTTAAAAGACGACCTAAAGAGTGCAACAGGTGATAGCGAAAAAATATCCATCCTCGCTGAGATGGGTAAATCGGGAGAAACAAAATATGTAAAACCTGTTACCGAACAATTGGAAAAAGGGGAATCCAGTAAAATTCGCGCCCAAGCTGCCACCTCCCTAGGTGATCTAAAAGCAGGGTTCAATGAATTACACAAAGCATTCGACAACGATGATGTTTATGTGAGAGAGGCCTCCATAGAAGCACTAGCAAAAATTGGAAATTCTAAATCACAATCTTATTTTGAAAAAGGAACAAAAGATAAAAATGAAAAGATTCGTTTTTATAGCGTTCAAGGATTGTCAAAGGTTGGAAGAAGTGGAAATGCTCCTATCTTCAGAAATGCAATCGAATGGAAAGACAAACCGACCCAACTCGCTGCCATTCGTGGGCTTGGGAACATCAATGCATGGGATGAGTGGAAGTATGTAAAACCATTTTGTTCAAACTCTGACAAAGATTTTGTGATGGCATGTTTGTACAGCGCTGGGAAATTTAAAACCGACGAATCATTGTTAGCGATTGAAAGTTTATTAGCAAGCCCTGACACAGAAATTAGCAAAGAAGCTTTTGATGCCATTGCCAATTTTAAACCAGCACAAGTCATTCCTACTCTCATTCGATTTAAAAAAACAAATCCAAATCATCCAAATTTAGCTGATTTAAGTGCCAATTTAAAAAAACTGAAAGCAGCAAAACAATATGCGATCATCAATGTTTCGGATCGATTGAACTTACGTTCCAAAGCGAATGAAAGATCGGAAGTGATCACTGGTCTTCCTGGAAATGCTGTGGTAGAAATTATCTCTAGAGAACCAAGAAAATACATTATCACCAATAGTAAAGGGGAAGAGATGGAAGACTTCTGGTACCAAATCAAAACAAGTGATGGTAAAAAAGGATATTTATTCGGTGAATACATCCATGTAGTGGATAGTTATTAA
- a CDS encoding MutS-related protein — MYSLRKEQLQFLKQTLQFIEGEIFRLTGDLKKLKTREHWEYPVFVRNHPLSIDLDLCTKQGFLGVFDTTVTDNGFQIYLHQFLQEKSPFGEFKPNPISVEQILNQRNYPFQLMRKFLVLDGEPNEKFVLPQVSQNSDFWKKRKWLRWFFPIWGMFSPLYILVGLLFDLPLIPLLILLNGILFVSYRKESILIWKEIKSLSFASNLFKKTFIFLSKERKITKQMLKRISNLGDSSELLVSPLPHLILNLLFLWDLWKIQSLQKWKQNFLVHWNELQNKITTIDSILPLINFGYLNPDANFAKISDDTKLNAESLVHPLLSQSHRVFNPLPVMKPGDLMIVTGSNMSGKTTYLRSIAMSLLLVGSGAPVLGKNFETPKFQIHTLIRSQDSMEDGVSFFYSEVRRLSSIIQNANGSNKTPILFLDEILKGTNSKERFIATREILSVLREKNCIVFLTTHDLKLTEIPWAKRYHFTELERDGQMDFDYKIREGVSSSTNALKILKKEGIPIRNEADT; from the coding sequence TTGTATTCCTTACGAAAGGAACAACTTCAGTTTCTTAAGCAAACACTCCAATTCATTGAAGGAGAAATCTTTAGACTCACTGGAGATTTGAAAAAACTAAAAACAAGGGAACATTGGGAATATCCAGTTTTTGTAAGAAACCATCCACTTTCTATTGATTTGGATCTTTGCACCAAACAAGGGTTTTTGGGGGTGTTTGATACAACTGTTACAGACAATGGATTCCAAATTTATTTGCATCAATTTTTGCAAGAAAAGAGTCCTTTTGGAGAATTCAAACCAAATCCAATTTCTGTAGAACAGATATTAAATCAAAGAAATTATCCCTTCCAACTGATGCGTAAGTTTTTGGTATTGGATGGCGAACCAAATGAAAAATTTGTTCTCCCCCAAGTCAGTCAAAACTCTGATTTTTGGAAAAAACGAAAATGGCTCCGGTGGTTTTTTCCGATTTGGGGAATGTTTTCTCCTCTTTATATTCTAGTTGGATTATTATTTGATCTACCTCTCATTCCCTTATTAATCCTTCTCAATGGAATTTTATTTGTGAGTTATCGCAAAGAATCCATTTTGATATGGAAGGAAATTAAAAGTTTAAGTTTCGCATCGAATTTGTTCAAAAAAACTTTTATATTCCTTTCGAAAGAAAGAAAAATCACCAAACAAATGCTAAAGAGGATTTCCAATTTAGGAGATTCTTCGGAATTACTCGTCTCTCCCCTTCCCCATTTGATTTTGAATTTATTATTTTTATGGGATCTATGGAAAATCCAATCTTTACAGAAATGGAAACAAAACTTTTTAGTCCATTGGAATGAATTACAAAACAAAATCACAACCATTGATTCTATTCTTCCTTTGATTAATTTTGGCTATTTGAATCCTGACGCAAACTTTGCCAAAATCTCGGACGATACAAAGTTAAACGCCGAGTCTTTGGTTCACCCACTCCTTTCCCAGTCCCATCGAGTATTCAATCCCTTACCTGTCATGAAACCAGGAGATTTAATGATTGTCACTGGTTCGAATATGAGTGGAAAAACAACGTATTTACGTTCGATCGCCATGTCATTGTTACTTGTTGGATCAGGTGCGCCTGTCTTGGGGAAAAATTTTGAGACCCCAAAATTTCAAATCCACACTTTGATACGGTCCCAAGATTCTATGGAAGATGGAGTTTCCTTTTTTTATTCCGAAGTTAGGAGACTTTCTTCAATCATCCAAAATGCAAATGGATCCAATAAAACTCCAATTTTGTTTTTAGATGAAATCTTAAAGGGAACCAATTCAAAAGAAAGATTCATTGCCACTCGAGAAATTTTATCTGTGTTACGCGAAAAAAACTGTATCGTCTTTTTAACGACTCATGATTTGAAACTGACCGAGATTCCTTGGGCAAAACGATACCACTTCACCGAACTAGAAAGAGACGGGCAAATGGATTTTGACTACAAAATCAGAGAAGGAGTGTCTAGTTCGACAAATGCATTAAAAATCTTAAAAAAAGAAGGGATTCCGATTCGCAACGAAGCGGATACCTGA